GATCTGTATGTCGGCGTGAGTGCCGGAGCGGCGGCGGCGTCACTGTTGGCCAATGGAGTCAGGCCGCAGGAGATTCTGGACACGAACCTGTCCGGCACCAGACCCTACTACTTTGATCATCGTAACGTGTTTTCTCCTGCCATCGGCGAGGGGCTCAAAACGGTGTGGCGGGTGACCCGGCAACTCGTTCCGCTGCTGAAGCTCTATGTGCGTCACTATGGAGAGATGACGTTCATCGATTTGCTCGATAAGGCGCAGGATGCGCTGCCGAGCGGTATTTACACGCTGGAGCCTTTTGCGAAGTATCTCGAGGCGATCTTCAAAGTCAAAGGGTTGAGCGACCGGTTCGCCGGACTCGCCAAGGAACTGTACATCCCGGCCATCGATCTGGAAACAGGCGATGGCGTGCTGTTCGGCGACGAGGATTGGCGGGACGTTCCGATCTCACGTGCCGTGACGGCCTCCTCCGCAGTGCCGATTTATTTCTGCCCGGTCCGGATCCAGGGCCGGGACTACATCGATGCCGGCATCGGTCGCATGGCCTTCTTCGAGGTCGCCGTTCAAAAACATGTGGACTTCATGATCATGATCAATCCGATGGCACGAGCACCGAAGGCGCGGTCACGGCACGCGCAGTCGGCCGTCGGCAAGCCCGGAAATCGATTGCGGGACAGGGGCTTTTTGTCCATCGGGGAACAGGCCTCCCGCATCAATTTCGATGCGCGTTTCTCGCAAGCCTTGGAGCGCTTCCAGCAGGACTATCCGGAGAAGGAAGTGCTCGCCATTTCGCCGGTGGAAGCCGATGCGCTGCTGTTCGAACGGAGTTTTCTGAGTTACGACGACCGGATCCATCTCCTTCGGGCCGGATATGTGGCGGTGATGACGCTGGCACGGGATCGGTGGGGGGACCTGTCCGCGCAGTTCGCGCGCCATGGTCTGGTGATGTCGCGGACCAGGTTCGAGGACCGCGCCGGGCGGCGACTCGCGCGGCTCGATGAAGTCGCGAGGGTGGCTGATCCGAACACCCGTCAGCCCATGGTTGGGCCGGCGCGCATCGGCGGTATCGGCGCGGCCTGGCGCAAGGCCAAGTAAGCCACGCCGCAGAGGTACGTATGACGACCGAAGCAAAGATGTTCAAGGGGTCGCTCGCGGCAGCCGAAGCCGCTCGTGATACGCGTGCCTATTCGGGATTTATGGCAGGGCTATTCGAAGGGGTCGTTCGGAGATCGCTGTTTACCTCTGCATCGATCCCGGCGATGAGCGGGGACGCGAAGGAATTTCTCGACACCCTCCGCCTGCTGCTGATCGAGAAAGTAGATCCGGAAGCCATCGATAGAGAAGGCGCGATCGGTGAAGAGGTAATCGAGGCGTTCAGAGCGATCGGCGCCTTCGGGATCAAAATCCCGCGCAGCTACGGCGGGTTGGGGCTTTCGCAGTCGGAGTATCACACAGTGGCGACCCTCCTCGGCAGTCATGACGCGGCGACCAGCGTGTTGCTGTCGGCCCACAATTCGATCGGAGTGGCGGAACCGGTCAAGCTGGTGGGAAATCGTGAGCAACAGCAGCGGTTGCTGCCTCGATTGGCACGAGGAGACATATCCGGATTTGCGCTGACGGAAAAGAGTGCGGGGTGTGATATCTGGGATCTCAAAACCTACGCGATTCCTGTGCATGAAGGCGGCGTCCTGGTGGGCTATCGGCTCACGGGTGAGAAGTTGTACACGACGAACGCGCCTCGTGAGGATCATGAGTTCCTGGCCTCACTCCTTGTCGTCATTGCTCAGATCGTCACGGTGCCCCAGGACGTCGATCGCCCCAAGGAAGAGCGGCGATTCGGAGCGTTTGTGGTGGAGACGCAGTCGGCGGGGTGCCGCTGCACGCGCCTCAGCTTCATGGGTGTTCGAGGCATCTATAATGGGCAGGTGCATCTGCGCGATGTTTTTGTGCCGGTGGCCAACCGGCTGGGAGAAGAGGGCGAAGGCCTGCGGCGCGCTTTGGAAAGCCTCACGGTCGGACGACTCACACTACCTGCCGCCTGCCTGGGCAGTCTGAAGCAATGTCTCCGGTTGGCGCGTGTGCGGGCCCGGCAACGCATTCAATACGACCGCCCGATCGGGGAGCATACGGATATCGGGTCGAAAATTGTGGTGATGGCGTCCCGCGTGCTCGCGCTCGAGGCCATCGTGAAGATCACGGGAATCTGGACCGACGCCAAGGTGGATGTACGGCTGGAGTCGGCGGCGGCGAAAGTGCTTGCGACTGAGTGGCTGTTGGAGTCGTTGCTGGATCTGTTCCGCATCTACGGCGGTCGCGCGTTCGAGACGCCTGATTCGTTGCGTCTCCATGGGGACTTGCCGGTGCCGATCGAACGGATGATCCGGGACGCGCTCATCAATGTGATCTGGGAAGGGAGTAACGGTATTCTGACGTTGTGGATTGCGCGGGAGGGACTCGGCGAATATGTGACGCAAGGCAGGGCTTTTCTGGAACGCGGGATCGAGGACATGGCTCAGGCCGTGCCCTTTTTCGCGAGAATCTCCGCGCGAGCCTTCAATCCGATTGCCTTTCTTGGGCG
This is a stretch of genomic DNA from Nitrospira sp.. It encodes these proteins:
- a CDS encoding acyl-CoA dehydrogenase family protein; this translates as MTTEAKMFKGSLAAAEAARDTRAYSGFMAGLFEGVVRRSLFTSASIPAMSGDAKEFLDTLRLLLIEKVDPEAIDREGAIGEEVIEAFRAIGAFGIKIPRSYGGLGLSQSEYHTVATLLGSHDAATSVLLSAHNSIGVAEPVKLVGNREQQQRLLPRLARGDISGFALTEKSAGCDIWDLKTYAIPVHEGGVLVGYRLTGEKLYTTNAPREDHEFLASLLVVIAQIVTVPQDVDRPKEERRFGAFVVETQSAGCRCTRLSFMGVRGIYNGQVHLRDVFVPVANRLGEEGEGLRRALESLTVGRLTLPAACLGSLKQCLRLARVRARQRIQYDRPIGEHTDIGSKIVVMASRVLALEAIVKITGIWTDAKVDVRLESAAAKVLATEWLLESLLDLFRIYGGRAFETPDSLRLHGDLPVPIERMIRDALINVIWEGSNGILTLWIAREGLGEYVTQGRAFLERGIEDMAQAVPFFARISARAFNPIAFLGRGVRSGADAAPWERFVSQQSRALARKALWVSARDRRNLPRNQRVLRSLVTAGLQLFAVEALLWYGSQPEVREHALSRALVEDFCLRVKETFHPTPLLSLTTPLWDDDRRLFHLAKDILAGKAGWLEEGIIPSCPGGRTGVAEPAGVVTGASVETWSGM
- a CDS encoding patatin-like phospholipase family protein; protein product: MAPSFSKRALALGGGGFTGYLFEIGALTALDDLFEDGVTMNDLDLYVGVSAGAAAASLLANGVRPQEILDTNLSGTRPYYFDHRNVFSPAIGEGLKTVWRVTRQLVPLLKLYVRHYGEMTFIDLLDKAQDALPSGIYTLEPFAKYLEAIFKVKGLSDRFAGLAKELYIPAIDLETGDGVLFGDEDWRDVPISRAVTASSAVPIYFCPVRIQGRDYIDAGIGRMAFFEVAVQKHVDFMIMINPMARAPKARSRHAQSAVGKPGNRLRDRGFLSIGEQASRINFDARFSQALERFQQDYPEKEVLAISPVEADALLFERSFLSYDDRIHLLRAGYVAVMTLARDRWGDLSAQFARHGLVMSRTRFEDRAGRRLARLDEVARVADPNTRQPMVGPARIGGIGAAWRKAK